One Paenibacillus sp. SYP-B4298 genomic window, CGGATATTGAGAAGCCCGATAAGGAATGTGGAATGGATAGAAACAGATGAAAGCATGAATGATCTATTCAATCAAGAAGCCGCCTTGACCACGCAATCAATGAGTCATGGAATGGAAGCTGAGGTCATGAGGATAAGCTCAGATCAAGAGAGCTTTGTATTGAAGGTATGGAATAAAACGTCCAAGCCTGATATTCGATTTCAATTCCGCTTATTGAAAGTCCTGTTCGAGCGAGGAGTATCCGTCTCTAAGCCGGTTGGATGGGGGATACATTCTAATGGAGATCAGGTGTTGTTGACCCGTTTTGGAGGTACGCCCGTTCTGGAGCTGAATGACAAGAAACTGACTGAAATTGCGAGCATCTTATCAAACATACATCAAATTCGCGTTGAAGAGATTGGAAGCCTACAGCTTCCAAAGCACGATTTCATGGATTACTTTTTCCCAGGGGTCGGAGAACATGCTGACCTGTTGGATACTGTATCCTCCCTTGTGCGAAAAGCCTCAATACAGCAGAATTGTATCATTCATGGTGATTTTCATCTAGGAAACGTAGTGGAGGACAAGAACCGATACACCATAATAGATTGGACGAACGGACAATTAGGCGATCCCAGATATGATTTTGCGTGGTCACTGATACTGCTCCAAATCTACACTTCGGATCGGCATAGGAATGAGTTTCGTTCCGCTTATTTATCCGAGAATCCCATTGAGCAGGAAGAGCTTGAGGTTTTTGAGGCGTTAGCTTGTCTTCGCTGGTTATTGCTTCATAGAAACGGTGGGGTGCCCCAAGGGTCGAATACCATGGAGAAAGTAAAGGGCCTATTCCGAAACAATCGATTCCTGAAGGAGCGGGAGTTCAAAGATGTCTCAAGACAAAAGAAAGCATGGGGTGGTGACGGAATGAACGTAGAAGCCATTTTCGATCAATTTCCTATTCTCAAGTCTGATGAACTGATATTGAAAAAGATTGAAGATCATCATATCAACGAAGTATTTGAAATCTATGACAATGACACGGTCTTTGAATACTGCGGTATTATCCCCAAACACAATAAAGATACGGTAAAGAACATGATCGGGCATTTCGAGCGAGATTATAATAAAAGGTCAAGGGTCAAGTGGGGGATCTTCGCGCAGGCTGAACCTAATCGGCTGCTTGGAATCATTGAAGCTTTTGATTTGAATCAAAAGGTAAATATGGTGACGATCGGCTACTTTTTGGCGGAATCGCATTGGGGAAAAGGAATTGCTAGCGAGGCTCTAAGGATATTGCTTCATTTCTTGTTCATGGATGTCAATATAAACCGAATTCAGGCTGAAGTGATGCCTCTCAATGAGCCCTCCAAAAAGGTACTCTTGAAGAATGGCTTCATCAAGGAAGGAACGCTACGACAAGCAACATTATGGGCAGGTAAGGGAATTATCGATTTAGAGATGTATAGTATGTTAAGAGAAGAGTATATAAACCGTGAACGTAATTAGGCCGCATCAAACTGGACGGATTCCACTTATCCATGTACTTCATGATCTTCAGCGACAGGAATAGTTTGGTTTAGGTTTTCATGGGCTCCCTTTTGAGTAGACAGGTTTGCAACATAAGCCGCTGCTTGAAGGGGAGCTTTCTTATGGGGAAAAAGTGGTGACTAAACGTCACTGGTTTTCGACAGGTGGCTCCTTTACAGTTTAGAAATAAGCCTGTGAAATTTGACTTCAAAAAAGGAGCGTACCGGAAATGATGCGAGGCATGAAGAAGAAAATAGCGTTATGCGCGGTGGCACTGTTGTTAACGCTTCCCATCCTGTCGAGCCTGGGGGGGACGCGAGTTGTAGCCATATCGACGGTGGGGGAATATCCCCTTACCTATGGCGCCAAGGAATTCACCTCTTCTCCGAAAATCGACGGAGGCCATATCGTGTATACAGTCGGCAGCAATGTGTACATGTACGATACGGCATCGAAACAAAAGCGCCAGCTCACGACGAGCGGCAAAGCAAATTCACCGGAAATTCGCGGTAATCATGTCGTGTGGGCTGAAAATCGTGATGGAACGACTGATATTTTCCTCTACGATATCATGAGCCAGGAAGAAACACGGATTACCCATACGGACTCGGTGTACGAGGTCAAGCCACTGCTCGCAGGTAGCGAGCGGCTGTACATTGTGTACGGTATCGGCAAGGGAATCTATCTCTACGACACGGTCAGCCGACTATCCGAAAAAATCAACACGATCAGTGATACGGACACCTCGGTTCAGAACGGCTACTCCGTCTCGGGCAACCGAGTGGTATGGCATGAGTACAGACCCAATCCGGCTGCAATGTCGTTCTACCTGTATACGATAGGGAGCAACGGAATCGCGGTCCCGATTGCGCCTGACGCCAACAAGGCGGTATCTCAGCCCAATCTGTCTATCTACGAGGACAAGCTGGTCTGGATGGACAGACGGACGGGATCAAGCTACTCCAATATTTATTTGTACGATTTGGCAGACGATAGCGGGCGCTTCCTTGATCCCCGCGACAACAATCAGAGCGCGCCCGTCATGGACGACGGCAAGGTTGTATGGCTTGATAATCGCAGCGGAAAAAATCAGGTGTTCAGCTATGACCTGTCCTCATCCTCCGGTACATCGGTGACGACTTCGGATGTAGCCAAAAGCAGTGTCGACAGCTTCGGGAATACCATCGTCTGGGTGAACGGCAAAAATATTTATGCCAATGCCGACATAGGGCCCCGTCCGATTGAGGCCTTGAATCAGGCAGCGGATGCGGAGACGATGCGCGACTTGATGGAGAGCGCGGAGATAGGCTTGGCGCTCGGGGATTACGCCAA contains:
- a CDS encoding GNAT family N-acetyltransferase, with translation MNVEAIFDQFPILKSDELILKKIEDHHINEVFEIYDNDTVFEYCGIIPKHNKDTVKNMIGHFERDYNKRSRVKWGIFAQAEPNRLLGIIEAFDLNQKVNMVTIGYFLAESHWGKGIASEALRILLHFLFMDVNINRIQAEVMPLNEPSKKVLLKNGFIKEGTLRQATLWAGKGIIDLEMYSMLREEYINRERN